Proteins from a genomic interval of Oncorhynchus nerka isolate Pitt River linkage group LG13, Oner_Uvic_2.0, whole genome shotgun sequence:
- the fxn gene encoding frataxin, mitochondrial, whose product MQRLSIKKLCIYQFIRDQSYRLQQRTTTCVQGTRHLSNEHLGNSRCLRTRSAPNDTSKHVISRSALSSSKWLDSRPGGGEQRRVLHVTSPVRTEENAVHISEISEAAYEKLADETLDSLADYFEDLMDGPLAGPEFDVLFSSGVLTVKVGGDHGTYVINKQTPNKQIWLSSPTSGPKRYDWTGERWVYYHDGMALHQILSREFSIIYNMNLDLTTLVHS is encoded by the exons ATGCAGAGGTTATCCATTAAAAAACTATGTATTTATCAATTCATACGCGACCAGAGCTATAGACTACAGCAGAGAACGACGACATGTGTACAAGGTACCAGACATCTGTCTAATGAG CACCTGGGAAACTCTCGCTGTCTGAGAACTCGGTCTGCACCAAATGACACATCTAAGCATGTGATCTCGAGGAGTGCCCTGAGTTCATCCAAG TGGCTTGATAGCAGAcctggaggaggagaacagaggagagtccTACATGTTACTTCACCAGTACGTACAGAGGAAAACGCTGTTCACATAAG TGAGATCAGTGAGGCAGCCTATGAGAAACTGGCAGATGAGACTCTGGATTCGTTGGCTGACTACTTTGAGGATCTGATGGATGGACCACTAGCAGGGCCGGAGTTTGATGTTCTCTTTTCT agtggtgtgttGACAGTGAAGGTGGGCGGAGACCATGGGACATACGTCATCAACAAACAGACTCCTAACAAACAGATCTGGCTATCATCTCCTACCAG tgGTCCGAAGCGTTACGACTGGACAGGAGAGCGCTGGGTCTACTACCACGACGGCATGGCTCTCCACCAGATCCTCTCTAGAGAGTTCTCTATCATCTACAACATGAACCTGGACCTGACCACACTAGTACATTCCTGA